One stretch of Prunus persica cultivar Lovell chromosome G1, Prunus_persica_NCBIv2, whole genome shotgun sequence DNA includes these proteins:
- the LOC18790647 gene encoding GDSL esterase/lipase At4g16230 gives MGIIFQILVVYFFLLVSCSANKSVPAFFTFGDSLVDVGNNNNLLTQAKANFYPHGIDFGNNPRGQFSNGRTTFDILQQELGFAQFTPPYLAPTTVGDALLQGVNYASSGSGIFNYTGYFFGERINFDTQISNHGRTVLAIMSRIGIPAAQKLLRRAIYGVVIGSNDIMFREFTPMAMSMSEEAYLDFLISRLKLALTTLYNLNARKITVANAGPSGCIPYEKEIHPVPKGSCVRLINRMAQTYNDKLKGMLAELNKDLQGAKFIYVDIYQILLDLTKNYVSYGFENATSACCSFAVTRVGLVPCNPFSKICPDRSKYIFWDAFHLTDAANVIATRHIMDGGLNYVSPMNFRQLVQS, from the exons ATGGGGATTATATTCCAAATTCTTGTAGTCTACTTCTTCTTGTTGGTTAGCTGCTCAGCCAACAAAAGTGTTCCtgcttttttcacttttggcGATTCCTTGGTTGATGTGGGGAACAACAACAACCTTCTAACTCAAGCTAAGGCAAATTTTTACCCTCATGGAATTGATTTTGGGAATAACCCAAGAGGACAATTTTCAAATGGGAGAACAACTTTTGACATTCTTC AACAGGAATTGGGTTTCGCACAATTTACTCCTCCTTACTTGGCACCAACTACTGTTGGAGACGCACTTCTGCAGGGTGTCAATTATGCTTCCTCTGGCTCtggaattttcaattatactgGATATTTCTTT GGTGAACGAATCAATTTTGACACGCAAATAAGTAACCATGGAAGAACAGTGCTTGCTATCATGTCGAGGATTGGCATTCCTGCAGCTCAGAAATTGTTGAGAAGAGCCATTTATGGGGTTGTAATTGGCTCTAACGATATAATGTTCAGGGAGTTTACACCCATGGCCATGTCCATGTCCGAAGAAGCTTATTTGGATTTCTTGATTTCAAGACTCAAATTAGCACTCACT ACACTCTACAACTTGAATGCTAGAAAGATCACCGTCGCCAACGCTGGACCTAGTGGGTGTATTCCATATGAGAAAGAAATACATCCAGTTCCAAAGGGAAGTTGTGTTCGTCTGATAAATCGTATGGCTCAAACATATAACGACAAGTTGAAGGGCATGCTTGCCGAGCTTAACAAAGATCTTCAAGGGGCAAAGTTTATTTACGTAGATATTTACCAAATATTACTAGATctcacaaaaaattatgtgTCATATG GCTTTGAGAATGCAACTTCTGCATGCTGCTCGTTTGCCGTGACCCGAGTGGGACTGGTGCCATGCAATcctttttctaaaatttgtcCCGACAGATCCAAGTATATATTCTGGGATGCGTTTCACTTAACAGACGCTGCTAATGTTATTGCAACAAGGCATATTATGGATGGTGGCTTAAATTATGTATCACCTATGAATTTTAGGCAACTTGTTCAGTCTTGA